In Bos taurus isolate L1 Dominette 01449 registration number 42190680 breed Hereford chromosome 10, ARS-UCD2.0, whole genome shotgun sequence, the genomic window CTCTAGAAGTATCATTATGAAGGAGCCACCCTTACCATAAAATACAGCAAGTAACAGCAAATAAGGTAACATTCCAAGAAGTCTTCTTTCAAATTCCGGAATCTAGGTATTTGAAATTGTATTGATTACACATTCATAACACATACTGTCCTGTGGACTGCTGtgctgtcatttcagtcatgtcccactttgcaatcccatcaactgtagcccgccaggctcctctgtccatgggattccccaggcaagaatacaggagcgggtcgccatgccctcctccatggggacATCtgagcccaggaatcaaactcacatctcctgcattttcaggcagattctttcctgttgaGCCACCAGTGATTATACAAAGCTGTATTTCTGAAAACAAGGATCCCTAACATGGGGCCTTTTACTGTGGGACACCTCTCCCCTCAACAATAATGGAGTTTACCCATCTCTAGGACATAGGGCTCCTAGTCCccttaatggattttttttttttgcctgcgctgcctagcttgtgggatcttagttccctgaccagggatcaaatgtgggtCCCCTGTAGTGGaaacagagtcctaaccactggagcaccaggttGTCATCACCTCAAGCATGACCAATGCACCTTGCCTAAACACCATTGTCTAGCTCTTCCCCTAAGTCATTTCCCTTGCTGCCAAGTTCTCCTTCCAACAATATAAGTTCCTGGCAGTCTTGGATCTTGGTCTCATTCATTTCAGATTGTGTATACCCTTTTATTGATTTCCTGTTCAGCTTACCATTTAGAAGGAGATCTAaggtaggaaaaaagaaaatagctgaGTGAGAGAGGGTCTGAGGGAGTTCTGAGTGAGGGAAGGTCTGAAAGAGTGtcgagggaggaaaagaaaagaaacataaatagGAGTAATTTCgaaaaaccagaaataaaaataaaacaaaggtaaGACCCTCCACCACCTAGGCATTATTCCAGGCCACATTATCACCTCTGCGTTCCTAGGTTTTTGGCTACTTTGGACCACAATTCTTTCATGACCCACCAAggtctgtctgtgggattctgccCCATGTTGTTTTTCCTGTGGATGCACTGGGAACCACAGCCTATCAGAAAGAAGCGACTCTTCAGGTGGGACCTCCTGCCCTTTCATCATTCACCAGAGCGCCAGTGCACAACAGGGGGCCCAGTGGAGGGATGAGAAGGTGTGATGCTACCTGGAGCATGACAAGGGTTACAGCAGAGATGATTTCTTAAGAGACACTCGATGGAAAGTTGATCTAATGTCTATACTTATGTTCTACTTTTCTCAGAATGTCTCTTTCTCTGTATATCAACATTACACTAgccttgcaattaaaaaaaaagtagagactTATGGTTCTGAAAATTCGTTCTTTATtttgatataaaaaaataaatccttcAGCCTATAAAGAATGTTACTTGTTTTCATATTGTTGTAAAGCAAACTTATAAGATAGGAACATCTACTACCAGTTCGAAAGATGCCACATATACTTTAGAAAAAAAGTCACTGCTATTTGGATTCAAACAAACATCAGAGTGAAGGGAACAAACATCTCTGTCTCCTGATTTTTCCATAATTTTACTAAATCATCAAGAGGAAAGCTAGTAGTGGGGATGTTACAAAATTATGCCAGAATTTGGTAATGATAGTGAAACCAGCCATTCAAATCCAGCTAGGTCATGACCTTGTACAAATGTTCTACTTGATACACTACAAGCCGGGCTGGTAATAGATTTGAGTTATAATGTATAGATTTCTTTCGGTTACAGTTGCAAAGGAAGTCTTTAAATTCTTGAAGTAAGCTAGGAAGCAGGCTGCTGATCTGGATTTGCTCAGATGGAAAACACTTCCAGCAGGAGTCCAGTTGATAGGCTGTTGGAATCACCAGGCCTGTACTTGTCAGGTAGTTTCAGTCAGCTGATCGGGACACCATCTCCAGATCTTTGAGATACGTTTGAAGTTCTCACAGTAAAGTTGTGGCCATGGCTACATTAGCTCTGCCtatcttctttgatttttaatatcattctttaccagctgtagcAGCCACTGCTTGGTAAAACTTTGCCACAAAGTCTGGCTCACTGACCTCCAGCTGCCTGACAAATTCATTGCGTTCCTGCTCAGCCCAACCTCGAAACCACTGATCCCAAAGACGTAACTGGCACTCAAAGATACAAGGTGGTCGGTTTGCTCCAGACACACTAAGCTGCTCCAGACTTTCCAGCAATGGCTGTAATTTTCCTGGTACTGCCTTAGCTACCAGGTCCTGAAGGAAACGTTCACGCTGAGGACCTGACCAGCTGGCAAACCAGTGAAGAATACACTTCATCTCCTGGGAAGTGATGTAAGACATTGGGGGAGGAGAAGAGTTAGAAATATTGTCTGGTACTGGGGgtaagggagaagggaaggataGCGGCATTGAAGATGAAGATGATTCCAGTGGCATCCTGAAACATAAAAGCACTGTTATGTACTCTCTGGatagagcaatgaaaataaagcttCCCAACAACATGGAATCTTACCACACTTAACCAGCATCTATTACTTTTCACCGATTTGGTTTACAGAAAAACAGGGTCCTTTGTTTATTATCCAAATACCTTACAGAAAGCACCCAAGAATAACTTGATTTCATATCTACCAACTTTCCTCTTTTTCAAACCCATTACCCTCCCCAACCACTGCCTCCCTCCATCATTCCTacaaagaatctaaaaataaccAAAGTATCCCTTGTTCATTCTTTCCCACCTAATTCTATGTTCCAGGTtgagtaaagaaaaaaacaatgattAATACTGGTCCAATATATCTtccctaaaatgaaaaaaaggtatacatttttaaatttaccaagcaGCTGGTCTGGACCCAGATGCTAATCATTCCTGAGCTATCAAcagtaggttaaaaaaaaaaaaagaagaaaaaatcttaTACAGTGAAAGAGCTTCTCTACAATGTGCATGTAGCCTCTGAAATAAGAACTTTATAactgtattattttcttatatttcctgTAAAGCATCAGGAAAAATTGAAGAGCAGAGTTAGTGAGGGTGTCTTGTCCAAAATGAGATGACAGagtaagaaaaacaggaaaagcagCCAATTGTTTTTTAAGGACTGAGAAAATGGCCTAGTTGGTTTGCTGTCTTAGGGACCTAACAAGTGTTATACTGCTGTGACAATCCATGTATGAACACTTTTCCTTCGTGTTTAATAGAATACCTATTGATGACCGGCCTTAGCATCACTAATGCAACTAGGAGGTCAACCAGCTTGAACAGTTCTCAAATCCCACAGTTTGAGTCTCAATGAAAACAAACTACTTGTTTACGACATATTTTACTGTTTGTGTTTCTTCTGCTCTAAGCTGGAGCGTTTCTACTGACAAAGGAACCCAGAAGCAATTAACATCAGTTCACTACCAAAACAACTCAAGGAGGTTGCTTTTTCACAGTGGCCCTACAAGAAGCAATTCCTCCTAAAGGAATTTTATTCTCTTATTCAGAGAAAGGGAGAACTTTCCCCGAGTCTTGCGACATAGCTTCAATGGCAAGTTCAATGATCAAGAATTGGTTCGTAGAACAGGTCCAAAGACACAATGCTGCCACCTCCCACTTTGGAGGCCACGGAACCTGGCATTCCGAGGTCCCAAACAGCAACGTAGCCCTAGATGGGAGTGGCGGAGATTCGGAGATGGGAGGCGGTAGCTGTATCCGTAGGAGAGTTGGAGGTTTGGCACACTAAGGGTAGCACGCAAACACTGAGTCTGACCCGGCCCAAGGAGGGAGGTACTTCTACCCCGCTTACCTCCCTTTTTCTCTCACAGGGCACCCGGAGACCGCCACAACAGGGTTTAAACTCCGACTATCACGGCTGCTTCCATGTTTCCTGAAAACCCTAAGGAGGGCCAACCCGGCAGCCCACGCACTTCCGGTCCCGGACCCGCCCCAAACACCCAAGCTCCACAGCGCCTCAGCCTTAGGGCCGGAGATAGCCGAATAATTCCGATTATGGCTAGCCCAGAGTCGACAGCTTCCGAACGGATTCGATTCAAAACCTCGGTAAGACGAAGAGAACCGAGCTCTGAAAGGAGGATgcgggaggagggagaggctgggaggaTGGAAAGAATCAATTGGTGCCGATGTGTAGACGGAAACACCCGAGCACTTCCGGAGGAACCCGGGGAGCTCTGAGTGGTAATCGAGGGGTTGACTATGGCAGTGGGCGGGGCCAACTCGGTACGTTCGAAGGGCGTTGGCGGAAATTACCGAAGATGCCCGAAGCCGTCGGGACGGACCCGAGTACCTCACGCAAGATGGCGGAGCTGGAGGAGGTGACTCTGGACGGGAAGCCTCTTCAGGCGCTGCGGGTGACCGACCTGAAGGCCGCACTGGAGCAGCGAGGCCTAGCCAAGAGCGGGCAGAAGAGTGCCCTGGTCAAGCGGCTCAAAGGGGTGAGGAGACGGCGTTGCCGGGGTGTCGGAGGGAAGCGGACCCGGTAGAGCCGAGTCTCTGCCGCGGCGCAGGCGCAGTGTCCGGGCTCGGCGCGAGCGAGCTCAGGCCGCCAGCGCGAGCCTCCGGATCCGCGCGCACGGTGGTTGGCGAGGCTCGCGCTGGAGTAGAAATAGCGCCGGTTCCCGCCTTAACGGTAGCGGCGCGAGCCCAAAATGGGAGGGTGCGCGCTACTCTCCTGGAGTGTCTTAAGCTCCTTCCTcgttcccccaccccctccttgtTTGTGTCTGTGGTTTCGGCGCATGCGCTGCAGAAGGAGTTAAATCCCACTACAACCACCGGCGTTGCTGGCCTGAGGGGGGCGAGTTGGGCTGGGTCGGAGTTAGGGGTATAGTTGGCCGGAGGGGTTGATGGGGTTGGTTATCGGTATCCGAATGAATAGAATTGGGGTAGGGCAAAAATGTCTGTTTGACTAGGGTAGGAGGTGAGATGAAGAGAAGCCTTGATTTGAAGGACTTGGTTAGGCAGAGATGTATATTTTATAGAGCATCCAGAAGCAATTTGGGTGGATAAGAGTTTGGTGAATATTGATGAGAGAGGTGAGGTGGGCTGGTCTGTATTGGGGATTTTGAATCTGCTTAAGTAGATTAGGGTGGGATTGCCAAGAGGTAGACGGATGAATTGGTGTGTTTATTTGGTGTAAATGGAGGGAAGATGAGGATCTCTTGGTTTTAATTTGGTAACATTAGTTAGGATACGTGAGTAGTAGTAcggttttgggggcttccctggtggctcagaggttaaagcgtttacctccaatgcgggagacccgggttcgatccctggatcgggaagatcccctggcgaaggaaatggtaacccactccagtattcttgcctggagaattcttgcctggtaggctacagtccacggggtcgcaaagagttggacacgactgagcgactttactcactcactcagtaTGGTTTTGGGCTGGGTTGGCTCAAAGGTTAAGTTGGCAGACCGTTGCTTACACTGAAGCTGAcagtttcatgtgtgtgtgtattggatcAGAACATGATTTATAGAGTCTATGGTCATTTTGTTCTGTAGCCTcctctttgaaatttttataaatttggtAAATCTAGTTGCCACTCTTTTGGAAACAAGACAGGTTCACTTGAGTAGATCTAATCCTGGGTAACTGATCAAATAATTCACTGAGGACAAAATCATGGTTTCATGTATTTGAACCTGGTTTGAGTATTTGAAGTGAAGGGCCAGATTTAGAAGGAACACTGGTCAGAAGTGCAGAAGACAATAGCGATTGTAGTACTGTCAGATTTTATTGCATAGCCAGATTTCCTCAATATGCCTGCATTTTACATCTGTACATTTGGTAGCAGTAACCGTGGCTACCTTTAAGGGTCTTCTGAAGATGAATGAGAACAGTATTAGTAAAGGGCATTTAGGTCCTTGGAAAAGTACAGTTTAAGTGTGTATGGTTAGTCATTGCATTTGATGAAGAGATTGGGGGAGgggtattttttgcttttgtttttcctggttTCTGACTTTTGCCCTTCTCTGTACCAGGCTCTAATGCTAGAAAATTTACAAAAACACTCAACCCCGCATGCTGCATTCCAGCCAAATTCCCAGGTAAGAAAGAAGGTTCATTACCAGGGGTGGACTCTGAATGCACAGAGACATGGAAGGACATGATGtatgtgtggtgcttggtttctcacCAGTATTTCCCTAAGTTCCTTGGGTTGAAAATGTTTTCATACTGGGACAATTGAATTCTAATAAAGAATTCAAGAATCAGAAGAGCTATAAGTTAATTTCTGATTCTTGAAATGGTGTGTGCAGAAAGATATGGTTCCAGTTGATTAAGTGGAGTGCAAGGGTCTGAAGTCATTTATTTGACATTGATTTGAGAGAAGTAGTTGATGTCCTTGTAGATATGAAGTAGACAGTCACCACGGCAGTATAGGAAAATACGTCCTGATCCAAGAAGAATTCTTGTGTTGACATAAATTTTCCAAGAAATCAGTCCTTTGGAGATCATCCACCATTATCAGTGTTAATATTAACTATGCAGTCATTCCTAAGCATTGTTAATTGCTCTGTTACTTAGGGCAAGAAACAACCTTTGGAGACCTTGATTTCCTCAGTTTCCCTGTATGTAAGATGAGAAAAGGTTGAACTATATCGATAGTTTTATAACTGCTGAGATTTTCTGGAGATGCTTTTGGAGGCTTCCTGTAGGAAATTTCTTTCCAAGTGAGCAGCAGTTCACATTCCCCTCCTAAGCTAGAATAGCATTGAGTTTCTGCATAAGATTTCTTTGAAAGAAAccattcccattttttttttaagtgttagacTAGGTAGTCTCAAGATTCTTTTCAGCTTTACCAATTCCTCATTATAGTGTGTCACGCACTTAAAGGAAGAATCCAGGTCTTTGTTAGTGCAATGGTGTGTAGGTCCAGTACTAGATGAAATCCCAAGATACTGTGGAAAAACAAGAGAGCTTTCCTACTCCCTTGTTATTAGCTTATTAAGCTGAAAGTATCATAATCTAACTAGCTTACAGAGGTTTAGTTAAATATTTTAGCAAACATAAGAAAATGCATGTTAATCAGTTTACCATTCTATTCCTTTTGCCCATTACATTTTTGTCTTTGAAGTTTTGCTTTTATTAACATAGGATTTTTGCAACAAATACGTATATTCTCTAATACTTGCAACCCACACTTGATTAATGTCCGATGACTACCAAGAGAACCTACCTCTATTAATTTAGGTGAAAATAAACTTTTACCATCTTTAGGAAAGATGACTAATGACAAAAAGTATTCaggttttttcccttttctggagTTCTAATAGGACTTGCTAAGCAAGAAGGTTCTTGAGAGGAGGACTTGTGAAGAAAAAGCTGAAGGGCTAAAGAGTGACATGGGAGTCCTGGATTTTAAATATTGTTACCAAAGATTTCTTCTCACCCAAAGAAGATGGAGTTAGAACTCTGTCTGAATGCTGAATGGACATCCCTTTTCTTAGTCCCTTGCTTTCAGGCTTTTTAAATCTGATACTG contains:
- the C10H14orf119 gene encoding uncharacterized protein C14orf119 homolog translates to MPLESSSSSMPLSFPSPLPPVPDNISNSSPPPMSYITSQEMKCILHWFASWSGPQRERFLQDLVAKAVPGKLQPLLESLEQLSVSGANRPPCIFECQLRLWDQWFRGWAEQERNEFVRQLEVSEPDFVAKFYQAVAATAGKE